The following nucleotide sequence is from Acidobacteriota bacterium.
GCGACGCCGCCCGCGTGCAGGCCACCATCGCCGAGTTCCGCAACGCCTCGGCGCCGGCACAGGCGGCCGAACTGCGAGAGCAGGCCGAGGTGATGCTGCGCCAGATGGAAGCGCTCGACCTGTTCGCGCGCGGCCAGCACGCTGCCGCCTTCGCGATGATGGATCGCGCCGTGGCCTTGCAGGCCCGCATGCCCCGGCCCATTGGCCGGCCGTTTCCGGTGAAGGGCGCCGACGAGTTGTACGGCGAGTTATTGTTCCAGGTCGGCCGCGCGAAAGAGGCCGTCGTGTGGTTCGATCGCGCGCTGGCGAGGACGCCCAATCGCAGCCGGGCAGTGCTGGGCCTGGCCCGTGCCTATCGTAACGCCGGCGACTCGGCCTCGGCCCGCGCGACCTACAGGCGGTTCCTGGCGAATTGGCGCCTGGCGGATCCGGGACTACCGGAGATTACCGAAGCGCGCGACGCGGTCAAGTAACCACGAAGAACCGAACTTCTGGACGCCCGAAGCACACGAAGAAAACCAAAGTTGATTCGTGTTCTTCGTGGTGGCCTTCGTGTCCTTCGTGGTTAGACCTCGTCGACCGTGACCTGGCGCATGTAGTATCCCGACTCGAGCCGGCGCTGTGGCACTGACGCATCAGCTACTTTCAGCGCGATGTCGTAAGTGCCAGGCGCGGTGGGCTTCCAGCGGTACTCCCACAGGTTCCAGGTGGCGTGCGTCTTGGGCGTGGGGCAGACCGCGAATGGAGCGAACTCGCCACTCTTGCTGTCGAATTGCTGCGGTGTCTGTGCCGCAGGCGTGATCCGGACTGCCAGGCGATCGACGGCCTTGGTACCGCCCCAGACGATGCCGACGATACGGTATTCGAGACCACTTGCGGTACGACGCTTTTCAATTCGCACTGGCGTGGCGGCGGTCTGGATGTCGGCCGGCGTGTAATCGCGCGCGAACTTGTGCGGGACGGCCTGGTGCGTTCGGTTCGCAAACTCCACCATCTGCGTCGTCGCGGGTTCGTCGGGGCCGACCAGGCGAATTTCGTTGACCCACTTGATCCACGTGCAGCCATACCACCCGGGGACGACCAGGCGGACGGGCTTGCCGTGATCGGCCGGCACCGGTTCGCCGTTCATGCGCACGGCCAGGAAGGCGCCGAGCTGGTCGAGCGAGGCCAGTGGAAACACCCAGCTCGCGCCGACGATCGAACGCTGCGACACCTGGCCAATGTGGTCGAACCCGCTCACCAGCACCGCGGTGGCGTCCTTGGTGGGCTTCAGGCCGGCGACGATATCGGCGAGGGGGATGCCGTCCCATTCGGCCACGCTCATCAGGCCGAAGTTCGATGGGTTGGCGTTGCCGGAACACTCAAACAGGTGGGCGCCGTAGCTCCTGGACTGTTTGGCAATCGCGTCGAGCTCGAGCAGGCCGTCCGTGGCGAGCAGGCCACTGGTCTCGATGGTCCACGGACCGGTGTGGTTCGCCGCCGCGGCCGGGATCTCGGTGCGGATGTAGGCGAGCTCGTTGGGGGTGATCAGCTTGCCGGGTTCGAGAATCGACAGGTCGGTGACCATGCGGGCATCCAGACCGGGGCCGCCGTACTTCACGCCGAAGGCTTGAACCTGGGGCTTGTTACGGAACAGCGGCAACGTGCCGAGCAACTCGCCGGCCGGAGCGGCCCCGGTGCAGGGGACGTCGGCCGCCAGCTTGGCCAGCACGTGACCGGGGTCAACCAGGGTGGCAGCGCTGGCCGCGGCGAGGGTGCCCAGGACTTGTCGGCGGGTCGGATGCATGAGCGACATTATACGGGACGGGAGTCGGGAGTCGGGAGTCGGGAGTGGGGAGTGGGCAGCAGACACTATACTGTCGTCATGAAGTTCAGGTTTGCCCTGGCGGCCGCGTGCTTGGCTGTTGTCGCGGCTGGCGCTCAATCCCTCGACTCCCGACTCCCGACTCCCGGCCTGCGCAGAACCAACAGCCCACGTTCCGGGCCGGTGTGACCCTGGTCACGACCGACGTGATTCCGCGCGACGACAAGGGCCAGTTCATCTCGGACCTGACGGCGGCCGACTTCACCGTTCTCGAAGATGGCGTTCAGCAGACGGTGACGTCATTCTCACTGGTGCATGGCGGGCGGACCTTCAACTTATTGCAGCCGGCCCCGGCGGCCGCAGTGCCTGAGGGCATCGTCTTGCCGGCGGCGCGGCGCAGCATGGCCGACACGGCGGGTCGCATCTTCCTGATCTTCATTGACGACTTGCATTTCGAGCCCGAGTTGACGCCCCACGTTCGCCGCCTGCTGGAGACCGTCCTTAACACGCTGATCCACGACGGCGACTTCGTCGCCGTCGTCTCGAGCGGGCCCTCCTACCTGGAAGTGGGACCGACTTACGATCGCAAGCTCCTCGCCGAGGCGCCCCGGAAGATTCGCGGCTCGGGGTACCTGCCGCGAGAGATCTTCAAGATGATGGAGAACTCGCAGGGGCCAGGCGACATCCGCGCCAGGGCGCAGATGGCGTTCTACACGGCGTATGACATCCTGGGCGACATCGAGAAGGTGGCCAACCGGCGCAAGGCCGTGATTTACATCAGTACCGGTTATGACTTCGACCCGTTTGCCGCGGGCCGCAGCAGCAGCGACCGGGTGATGGGCGGGCGGTATGCCGACCCGATGGCCTTCGCACTGGATGACGAGAACCCGTATTTCAAGATGGGGGCGGTGACCGCCGACCTCGACTTGCACCGGCTGATGCGCGAGCTGACGTTGTCGGCGAATCGCGCCAATGCCAGCATTTACACCATCGACCCGCGCGGCCTGGCCGGCATTACCGACGTCGGCGAGTACGTCGACCAGAGCGACTGGCGGACCTACGTGCAGAAGACGACCAGCTCGTTGCGCTACCTCGCCGAGGAAACCGGCGGCTTCGCGGTGGTGAACACCAACGACTTTGCCACCGAGCTGCGGCGCATCGACGCCGAGACCAGTGACTATTACGTGCTGGGGTTTTACTCGACCAATCCGGACCCGACCAAGCGCACGCGCCAGCTCGAAGTCAAAGTGAACCGCCCGAACATCACGGCGGCATCGCGCCGCGCCTACTCGCTGAAGACCGAAGGCGCGCCGAAGCCGCCCCCGGCACTCAAGCTCAAGAAATAGGTTCTGAGAGGTTCGGAGAGGTTCGGAGAGGTTCAGCGGCGCTTCTGCGCTGATCGCGTCTTGGTCTTTGGAGGCTCTGCCGTTCGTAAGTACCCATGCAAGCGAGCTGAGGCGATCGCGGCTCTGGCAGCGAGGTGACTGAGTTCGGCGTGTCTTGCCTCACTGATGAGTCTTCGGTCCTTGGCGTCGGTCAAATGAATGCCGACCTCTGCGAGCGAACCGCGTGCGTATTTCATGAACTGCGAGAACTCGCCAGGATTAAACCGTTTGAATCCCTCTGCGATGTTCGCCGATGCCGAGTTGGCGGCAGCCCGGATCTGCGCGCAGAGCCTGTAGTCCTGAGCAAACGGGGCCTCCGCCGATGTCGCAACGATCTGCCGGCGTAGGTCGTCGGCCAGTTGCCAGGCGACGATGTCTTGATAGCGCTTTGCCACGTCGCGGGCCACAGCATGCCCCGTACCAAAGTGGCGCGGTCAATTCGGCCCCAGAAAGAGGCTGTCCTGAGAAATGGTGCTAAGTTGTTGCAGGGTAACCTATTCCCACGCGGGTAGCGGGTTCTCTGAACCCTTCGAACCTTTCCGAACCCTTCCGAACCCTTCCGAACCCTTCAGAACCCTTCAGAACCCTTCAGAACCCTGATCCACTCCGCGGCGAGTTCCGCATGGGCGCCGCCGGCCGCGATGTACGCCTTTGCAAGGTCAGTGAAGCGATCGCGATCGGTGCCGCCGTCCCGGGCCAGGCGGCCGTAGAGCGCTTGTAACTGGAGCCAGCGTCCGTCGAGGTCGTCGGGCGCCCTTGCCAACTGGGCCTCGAGCACGGCGAGCGCTTCCTGGGTGCGGCCGCTGGCGAGGTGCGAGGCCGCCAGCGCGCGCGCCCACGTCCCCTCGGCCGGCCGTCCGCCCAGTTCCGCCAACACCAGCGCTGAGGCCCGCGCGCCGTCCCCGCGACGCAGATACGCTTCGGCCAGGAAGGGCGCGACGAAGTTTACGCCTTCGTCCCGGGCCGATTGCCAGGCGGCAATCGCATCCGGATCACGGCCCTGGATCGCACGGACCGCGCCGATCAAGAACTGGAGTGGGCCGCCAGGTCCGCCAAGCGCGAGCGCCTGCTGAAACCGGGCCAGGGCCGAGACGTCGCCGATGGCGTAAAGCGCCAGGCCGGTCAGCGCGGTGCGCGTGGCCTGCTCGCCCGGTGGCACCGGCTCTTCGGCCAGCAGGTCGATGAACGCGCGGCTGGCGACCTGGTCGAGGGCGCGGCGCAAGGCCGGCGACGGCGAGGCCGGCGTGAATGCTTTGACCAGCTCGGCCAGCACGGCGTCCGCGATCGCGTCTTCGCGGCGAAAGCGCCGGCCGAGCGGCGGGGCTTCATTCAGCAATGACAGCGGCGTGCCAATGACGTTGAACTCAACCGCGCTGTGCGTGGTCGTGGTGGTGCCGTGGTCGGTCGCCGCGATATGCAGCCGGTAGGCGCCGCGGGTCAACGTACCCAGTGGCACCGACATGGCGGCGATCAGGGGATGGCCCAGCCGCACGTCGAAATCTGGCGGCAGGGTAGTCCTGTCGTAGCGGAGCGGGGTGAGGGTGGCGACCTGCTCCTCGCGGCTTCCCGCCTGCCGGGTGATCCGGAAGTTGACCGTCACGTCGGGTTTGCCGGTGTCGGGGGCCCGCGCGTTGATCACCTGAAAGGCGAGCGACAACGCGTCGCTGTTGGCGAACACCGCATCACGCGCCGGCCGGATCTCGGTGACGCCGAGGGCGTAGGGATGGGCGCGCTGTTCGAGGGCGGTGTAGGGCGTCTCGCGAACCGTCACACTCTCGGCGACGACGACCGAGCTGAGCCTGAAGTCGTCGGCCCACGCGGGCGGCAGGTCCAGCGTCCGGTGGGCCACGTGCACCGGGGCCTGGCCCGGCTTGGCCGCGGCATCGACCCAGGCGACGGAGAGCCGATATTGGCCGGGCCCCGCGGTCAGCGCGCGCTGGATGGCCGGGGTGCCGTCGGCGAACTGCGGCGGAGCGATCAGGTCGAAGTCTTCAAAGGGCAGCAAGGTCGCGCCATCGGGCCCGGCGCCTGCCAGGCTCGCCGTCCGATCCCGTTCCTCTTGTTCCTTGCGCTGCCGCTCACGCTCCCGCTGCAGGCCCATGATCTGGAGGTCGGCGGATCCGACCGTGGCAGCACCGCCGCCACCAGCGGTCGCGGCGCCCATCGCGGGCATCTCGCCGACGGCGAACCCGCGCCGGGACCGTACGAGCCGCGGATCAGTGCGCGAGCCGCCCAGCCATTCGCGGACGCTCGAGCGCGCCACCCTCACCCCTGGTGCCGGCGAGACGACGGACAGTCGCACGTAGATCAGAACGCGGTTGGCGGCGATCGGCGCCGTCGGCGACGAGGCGACCGAGAAGGCGACATAGTGGGAGCCGTCCGAGGCGCGCAGGACGTGGGTTTGCCACGAGTCCGGCGTCGCGTCGGCTGGTGGTGGAGCGGCATCGACGGCGGCGAGCAGTGCCGTGAGCAGTGCACGCTGGTCGTTGTTGAGGGTGGGCATCGATTGCCCGACGGCGGACGCGGCCAGGCCAAGACAACAAAAGACAACAACTCCGCGCGCGATCATTTTGTTCATCGCGTCACCCCATTGTCACGGTCGAGGCCATGTCATACACTGCGATTCGCCTCTCAGCCATCTAAACTTCTTGTCAAGAACCAGTTTAGTACGAATAGAACTATGTGTAGATCGCACCGCTGTCGTGTCCAGGTCGTCCGGCTCGTCCTTGCCACCTCCATCAGCCTCCTGCCCCACACCGTATCTGCCCAACAGACCGCGCCGCCGACGTTCACGGTTGGCAAGCTCGCCGATTCCGCCGAAGCACCGGTGATCGACGGCCGCGTCGACGAGGCTGTCTGGCAGACCGTACAACCGTACGGCAACTTTACGCAACAGGACCCGATCGAAGGCGCTCCCGCCAGCGAGAAGACCGAGGTGCGGATGCTGGTCGGCCGCGGCACCCTGTATATCAGCGTGATCGCCTTCGACAGCGATCCGTCGAAGATCATCGTGTCGCAGGCCCGTCGCGACGCCTCGTTGAACGAGACGGATTCGATTGTCATCGCCTTGGACACCTTTAACGACAGCCAGAACGCCTTCGTGTTCGGCACCAATCCGCTGGGCATCGAGTACGACGGCCAGGTGGCGCGCGAGGGGCAGAGCAGCGGCGTGTCGTTCGGCGGCGGCGGCGCCGGCACGCAACGCGGCGGCATCAGTGCCTTCAACCCGAACTGGGACGGTGACTGGACGGTCCGTTCGCAGATCACGGATCGCGGGTGGGAGACCGAGTTGGCCATCCCGCTGAAGACCTTGCGCTACCAGACCGGCACCGACCAGACCTGGGGCTTCAACGTGATGCGCAACATCCGTCACAAGAACGAGCAGGTCTACCTGGCGCCGATCCCGCGCGGCTTCGACATTTATCGCGTCTCGCTGGCCGCCAAGGTGACCGGCCTGGACCTGCCGCCTCGTCGCGACATCAAGTTCATCCCGTACGCCCTGGGCTCGGTCAACAAGGACTACACCCGGCTGTCGGGGGACCTGGTCGACAAGAAAGCGGACGTCGGCCTGGACTTCAAGTGGGGTATCCGTCCCAACCTGACGTTCGATGCGACGATCAATACCGACTTCGCGCAGGTGGAGGCCGACGAAGAGCAGGTCAACCTGACGAGGTTTGACCTGTTTTTTCCGGAAA
It contains:
- a CDS encoding VWA domain-containing protein, coding for MLGCCRGWRSIPRLPTPDSRPAQNQQPTFRAGVTLVTTDVIPRDDKGQFISDLTAADFTVLEDGVQQTVTSFSLVHGGRTFNLLQPAPAAAVPEGIVLPAARRSMADTAGRIFLIFIDDLHFEPELTPHVRRLLETVLNTLIHDGDFVAVVSSGPSYLEVGPTYDRKLLAEAPRKIRGSGYLPREIFKMMENSQGPGDIRARAQMAFYTAYDILGDIEKVANRRKAVIYISTGYDFDPFAAGRSSSDRVMGGRYADPMAFALDDENPYFKMGAVTADLDLHRLMRELTLSANRANASIYTIDPRGLAGITDVGEYVDQSDWRTYVQKTTSSLRYLAEETGGFAVVNTNDFATELRRIDAETSDYYVLGFYSTNPDPTKRTRQLEVKVNRPNITAASRRAYSLKTEGAPKPPPALKLKK
- a CDS encoding molybdopterin-dependent oxidoreductase; this translates as MHPTRRQVLGTLAAASAATLVDPGHVLAKLAADVPCTGAAPAGELLGTLPLFRNKPQVQAFGVKYGGPGLDARMVTDLSILEPGKLITPNELAYIRTEIPAAAANHTGPWTIETSGLLATDGLLELDAIAKQSRSYGAHLFECSGNANPSNFGLMSVAEWDGIPLADIVAGLKPTKDATAVLVSGFDHIGQVSQRSIVGASWVFPLASLDQLGAFLAVRMNGEPVPADHGKPVRLVVPGWYGCTWIKWVNEIRLVGPDEPATTQMVEFANRTHQAVPHKFARDYTPADIQTAATPVRIEKRRTASGLEYRIVGIVWGGTKAVDRLAVRITPAAQTPQQFDSKSGEFAPFAVCPTPKTHATWNLWEYRWKPTAPGTYDIALKVADASVPQRRLESGYYMRQVTVDEV
- a CDS encoding four helix bundle protein, producing MARDVAKRYQDIVAWQLADDLRRQIVATSAEAPFAQDYRLCAQIRAAANSASANIAEGFKRFNPGEFSQFMKYARGSLAEVGIHLTDAKDRRLISEARHAELSHLAARAAIASARLHGYLRTAEPPKTKTRSAQKRR